The DNA window CCGCTGCAGCAGGTGGAGTTCGCGTTTGCCGGTCGCCGCGCGGTCGGCGTGGATGGCCAGCACCCCGCGGGTGAGTTCGTCGGTCGCCGATTCCATCGCCACCCGCGCCGACTCCTCGGACAGTGAGGTCAGATTCGGGTGGGTGCGGTTGAGGATCAGGCCCGCGAGCGGCATCGTCTCCTCGGAGAGCCGGTCGACGAAGAACGCGGCCTCACGCAACGCATCCGCCTCGGCCGCGGCGACCACCGCGAACTGGGTGCCCGGCTGCTTGAGCAGGGCGTAGGTCTTGGCCGCGCGATCCTGAAAGCCGCCGAACATCGAGTCGAGCGACTGCACGAAGGTCGCGACATCACGCAGCATGTCGCCACCGATGATGGTGGACACACCGCGCATCGCCAGGCTCATCGCGCCGGTCACCACGCGGCCCACGCCACGTCCGCCGCCGACGAGCATCTTCATCAGTCGGCCGGACAGGAACGAGGTCATCCGCTGCGGGGCGTCGAGGAAGTCCAGCGCGTTGCGCGACGGCGGGGTGTCGACGACGATCAGGTCCCACCGATCCTGCTCGATCAGTTTCCCGAGCTTCTCCATCGCCATGTACTCCTGCGTGCCGGAGAACGACGACGCCATCGTCTGATAGAAGGAGTTCTCCATGATGGCCGCGGCGCGCTCGGGGGTGGAGTACTCCAGCACCATGTCGTCGAAGGTGCGGCGCATGTCGAGCATCATCGCGTCGAGCGAGCCGGTTCCGGTGACCGGCGTGATCTGGACCGGTTGCGGGTCGTTGGTCAGCTCCGACATGCCCAGCGACTGGGCGAGTCGGCGGGCCGGGTCGATGGTCAGCACGGCGACCGTGCGACCGTGCTCGGCGGCGTACATCGCCATCGCCGCGGCCGTGGTGGTCTTGCCGACTCCACCTGCGCCGCAGCAGATCACGACCCGGGTCTCCGGGTCGGTCAGGATGGAACCCATCTTGAGGTCGAGGGGCATCACGCACCCGCTTTCTGCAGAAGGTTGGCGAGCTCGTAGATGGAGCCGAGGTCGACGCCGCGGTCGCCGAGACTGGGCAGTTCCAGCGTCGGCAACTCCACCTCGTCGAGCTGCGCCTTGGCGATCTGCTGTGCCTGCAGTCGGGTGGCGTGTTCGATGGTCTCGGTCAGCAGACCGGCGAAATCCTGGTCCTCCAGCGAGATCCCGGCGTCGGCCAGACCGGCGCGGATTCGCTCGGCGTCGATCTGTCCCTCGGCGATGGCGTCGACCTCCGAGCTGGGCAGATGCGCCTGGCTGACCCGGTTGATGATCAGGCCGCCGATGTTGAGGTTCTTCGCGCGTAGCTCGGCGACCGCCTCGATGGTCTCCTGGATCGGCATCGCCTCGAGCAGTGTCACGAGGTGGACGATCGTCTCCTCCGAATGCAGCAACCGGACGACGCCGTCGCTCTGATTGCGGATGGGGCCGGTCTTGGCGAGGTCGGCCATCGCCTTGGTGACGTCGAGGAAGTTGCCGATGCGACCGGTCGGCGGGGCGTCGACCACCACGGCGTCGTAGACGCGGTTGCCCTGCTTGTCGGTGTGGATGATCCGCTCTTTGATCTTCCCGGTGAGCAGGACGTCGCGCAGCCCGGGGGCGACGGTGGTGACGAAGTCGATGGCGCCGATGCGCTTCATCGCGCGGCCGGCGAAGCCGAGGTTGTAGAACATGTCGAGGTATTCGAGCAGGGCGTGCTCGATGTCGATCGCGAGCGCCGACACCTCTCCGCCACCCTCGGCGGTCGCGATGCGCGTGTCGGTCGGCGGCAGCG is part of the Gordonia bronchialis DSM 43247 genome and encodes:
- a CDS encoding ArsA family ATPase, with the translated sequence MLTVANEEISVDPAEFAGNTWPDAASRARLHFVSGKGGTGKTTVAAALALALAADGKRVLLVECEGRQGIAQLFDIPPLPPTDTRIATAEGGGEVSALAIDIEHALLEYLDMFYNLGFAGRAMKRIGAIDFVTTVAPGLRDVLLTGKIKERIIHTDKQGNRVYDAVVVDAPPTGRIGNFLDVTKAMADLAKTGPIRNQSDGVVRLLHSEETIVHLVTLLEAMPIQETIEAVAELRAKNLNIGGLIINRVSQAHLPSSEVDAIAEGQIDAERIRAGLADAGISLEDQDFAGLLTETIEHATRLQAQQIAKAQLDEVELPTLELPSLGDRGVDLGSIYELANLLQKAGA
- a CDS encoding ArsA family ATPase yields the protein MPLDLKMGSILTDPETRVVICCGAGGVGKTTTAAAMAMYAAEHGRTVAVLTIDPARRLAQSLGMSELTNDPQPVQITPVTGTGSLDAMMLDMRRTFDDMVLEYSTPERAAAIMENSFYQTMASSFSGTQEYMAMEKLGKLIEQDRWDLIVVDTPPSRNALDFLDAPQRMTSFLSGRLMKMLVGGGRGVGRVVTGAMSLAMRGVSTIIGGDMLRDVATFVQSLDSMFGGFQDRAAKTYALLKQPGTQFAVVAAAEADALREAAFFVDRLSEETMPLAGLILNRTHPNLTSLSEESARVAMESATDELTRGVLAIHADRAATGKRELHLLQRFTASHPRVPIVGVPSLPFEVADAVALRAVAEQITGRG